The genomic region CGACTTGCATGTATTAGGCACGCCGCCAGCGTTCGTCCTGAGCCAGGATCAAACTCTCAATAAAAGTTTGGTTCTGACTCGAATCGATCTTCATCTATCACTCGTTTAGTTTTCAAGGATCAAGAAGTAAAAAGTAAATCAGTGGTGGGCCCAAGAAGATTCGAACTTCCGACCTCACGATTATCAGTCGTGCGCTCTAGCCAACTGAGCTATGGGCCCACATGGAGCGGGTGATGGGAATCGAACCCACGCTGTCGGCTTGGGAAGCCGAAGTTCTACCATTGAACTACACCCGCTTATAATGAAGAAATGGCGCGCCCTGAGAGATTCGAACTCCCGGCCTTTTGATTCGTAGTCAAACGCTCTATCCAGCTGAGCTAAGGGCGCGTATGGTGGCTGGGGAGGAAGGGATCGAACCTTCGCATGACGGAGTCAAAGTCCGTTGCCTTACCGCTTGGCGACTCCCCAACGTATGTTTGTCATAAAGGAAATTGGCAGGGGCAGCAGGACTTGAACCCACGACATTCGGTTTTGGAGACCGACGTTCTACCAACTGAACTATGCCCCTGTGCTGTTGACAGGAGTTATCTTAACACGAATGCACGTCCACCTCAATCACTTTGTCGAAACAAATACAAACAAACAATGGCTCTACACGGGCGTCACCTGCCCGCTTCTCCCCAATGCTTGTAATATCATCCGAATCCGCGACATCGCTATTCTCCATTAATTAGGAGGTGCTACACATCATGGGTCAATTCTTCAAACGCAACTGGATCACACTGCTCGGAGCCCTTTTTCTGATTCTGGCCTTCTCTTACCTCTTCAAATACGCCGTCGACAAAGGCTGGATCTCCGACAGCCTCAAGATCGCCGCAGGAATGCTCGTCGGCGTCGGCGTCATTCTGCTGGGCGTACGCAAACTGCTGAGCGTCAACCTCATCCTCGCCCAAGTCGTCACCGGACTCGGCACCGCCCTGTTGTACACCACCTGTTCCTTCGCCGGTGTGTACTTTAATCTCTGGAGCTCCATGACCGTCTTTCTCTCCATGCTCGTCATCACCGCCGGCATCACGGTGCTCGCCTACCGCTACAACCTGCGTATCCTGATGCACATCTCGCTCCTCGGCGGACTGATCTCACCGCTCATCTTGCAGCCGGAGAACGACCAAGTGTTCTCCCTGTTCCTCTACCTGCTGGTGATCAACGCCGCCTACTTCTTCCTCAGCATCAAGAAAAACTGGTTCGAACTCCGCGCCGAAGCCTTCATCGGAACCTGGCTACTCTACCTCGTCTACTACATCCACTTCGACCCCGACACGTGGACCCTGCCCTTGCGCTATGCAGCAGCCGCCTTCTTGTTCTACATCATGAGCTTCCTCTACTCCTCTTGGCAGCAAAACCGCAACTTCGAAGGCCTCAACCTCTACCTAGGATTCGCCA from Tumebacillus amylolyticus harbors:
- a CDS encoding DUF2339 domain-containing protein; protein product: MGQFFKRNWITLLGALFLILAFSYLFKYAVDKGWISDSLKIAAGMLVGVGVILLGVRKLLSVNLILAQVVTGLGTALLYTTCSFAGVYFNLWSSMTVFLSMLVITAGITVLAYRYNLRILMHISLLGGLISPLILQPENDQVFSLFLYLLVINAAYFFLSIKKNWFELRAEAFIGTWLLYLVYYIHFDPDTWTLPLRYAAAAFLFYIMSFLYSSWQQNRNFEGLNLYLGFANGVLFTLWSLLLTDGVVSYTVPLASMGVVYLLAALVVYQGNRNATLALYSKLIAGVLLLLISGSEFGRGWEFKPLLSVYFWSAVTFAALMVGQRKASDLYKLLAAGINLRLPLLVRRHLGRPARPVVPHLPALPEHIRRSVDRPRRTRLLPIRQSPIQLQKSGL